One Gardnerella vaginalis genomic window, CTCTTGCTCTAGTTTTGTTGACTTTAGCTTTTCTGCATTGCTATTTGATTTTTCGTATTCATTTAGCATATCGATTCCACTATTTGCAGCATAAATTACTTTATGCAATGTAACAGCAACTTTTTGCTGAATATTTGAGCTAAGTCGCTGCCGCTCGGCGTTCGCTGCAAGTACTTCTAGCTGTTTTTGTTCTTGTTCTAATTCTGTTCTGCGCGCTTTTAGAATCAGCAAATTATTATCATCGTTTCTGCGGTAATAAGCAAATGTAATAGCAGTAAAACAAATTAACGCAACTATAAAACCAAAAACTAATCCTACGGACGCCGTTTGCATAATATCATAAAAATTGGTTGTGTACGCATTAGATGCAAAAAATCGTATTGGAGTTTCATTTTGTGGAATATTTTTTGATGCAACACCAATTTTTACAGCAAAAATAGCAGATTCGGCGAGCACTACTGCGCTAACCCATTGCCATGCGTGCTTTTTGCCATAGAGCACAGCCGCATAAACAATGGTTGGTATAAAGAAATTAGCAAATAAAATATTAGGCAAGCATATAAGCTGTATTGCAGAAAATACTGCTGCAACAATTGCGCATGTAGTTGGAGCTTTTCTACGAAACATGAATGGCACCATGGTTGTAAGAGTAAATACTCTATAAAGTATTTGTAATGAAAGCGAGCTTGAATATTGCGAAGTCATTCCAGTTCCAACAATAAAATCGTAAGTTGGTATAAAAAGCATTAGAACAGTCCAAGTCGATGCATAAATAACATCGCCAATAAGCCAATGTTGTTCAAACCATTGTGATACTTTCTCAATCCTATTTTGTGAATTATTTGCTGCTGGCAAAACTTTTGATGAGGTTTTATTGCTTGTATTTGCTGGTTTTTCTTTCGTTGATAATGGATTATTAACTTTTATGTTCTTATAAGTAGCGTTAGTAATACTATTTAATGCAAAAGCAGTAGTGTTTGATTGATCTGTACTGTAAGAGTATGGAATAAAAGCAGCAATACTAAATGTTCCATCGTTTTGTATTCCATAATCAAGTGTTCCATGAAGATTTTCAATGCGCTCTTTCATGCCAATTAAGCCATAACCATTTTTATGTGGCACACCACTATTTTGCTCTTGATTAGCTTCAAGCTTGTGTACTTCATTTGTGATTTTTAGTGTTAAGCCTTGTTCGTTCCACTGTTCGTGAATGTTTATTTTAATGCCATTTCCTGCATGCTTTCGAATATTAGTAAGAGATTCTTGAACAACGCGGTATGCAACGGTTTGTGCGTCCGTGTTAAGTCTATTTTGAGAATTTATGCCATCAACGGTATGCCAAAAAATATTTTTAGGAGATGCAATTTTTGCTTGCTCAATAAGAGAAGGTATGTGATTGAAATCCAATTGAGCGGATGGAGCGTCTGTTAAAGCTTCTAGCAGTCGACGCATGTCGTGAACGGCGCGCTCTGCTTCGTTTTTAATAATATGCATTGTTTTTTTAGCAAGAGAAATATCTTGTGTAGCGGCATAACGACCACCGTCTGCTTGAACAATAATAATAGAAAGCGTGTGAGCAACAATATCGTGCATATCCCTAGCGATTCTAGCGCGCTCTGCAGTAATGGCAATATGCTGAGCTTTCTTTCTGTACGCGCGAATAGCGTTATTGTTCTCTTGTAAAAGTTGAATAGTGTGCACGTGAGTGCGCTGCCAGTAGCCAATAATAACCGTAATTGTAGTAATAATAATCGCAAAAATTATAGTAGGAATTGCACAATCAAGTATAATTGAAACGCAATTTTTTATGTTACTACTATTTATATTTTTTACGCTGCAAGAATAACTAGCTTTTGAATGATTGATGCCATATATTGGCCCCATTGCAATATTCCACGATATTGCTGCGCAAGATAATACTGTTGTTATGTAAGCTGCAATAACAAAAGCTTTTGAATGTTCTGGATTTCCGCGAGCAATAGCATTAACAAGTAGCACGAAACCAAAGAAATCAGCAAAAAGTTGAGTAGGGCCAAATATTACTTGTACGATGCATGCAACAATAAAAATAACAGCTGTGTGTTCGGGCCATAGTTTTCGTACTGAAAGTAATGATGCAATAACAATATTTATAAGATAGGTTGTAATTAGCGAACTTTGCGTCAAGAATCCGTCAACATTGCTTATAGTATATCGATTGGTTGAAAGTATAAAAAGAATAAGCGGAATAATGCCCCACAATATATCGTTTAGCGTAAGCTCAGTGCGTAAGCGTTGTATAGCTCTGTTAAACGTGTGAGATATTTTCATAACTACTAGGCTAGTACACGGCACTTTATAGAACAATCGAACTTTAGTATGATTTATATAAGAGTGTGTATTTTTGTATGTGATTTGTTATTGCAATGTTGCATGCGAGTGCAGAAAGGAATGTTTACAATGGCACTGCTAGCAAAGTATTACGTACCAGGATTGTATGTAGAAGAGCGCGCAATCGATGTTCCTTTAGACTGGGAGCAAAACACTCCAGGCGATTCTATTAAAGGGGAGACGATTCGCCTATTTTGCAGAGTTATTTGTGCTCCAGAACATGCGCATGACGATTTGCCTTTGCTAGTGTTTTTGCAAGGAGGCCCAGGGGGACAGTGCCCTCGTCCGCTTTCGCCGTCTAGCGATGGTTGGATTCAAGAGGCAATTAAGCATTTTCGTGTTGTTCTTCCAGATCAGCGTGGCGTTGGGCGCTCTTCTAGAGTAGATGCTTCTACGATTAAGCGCATGGCAGACGACGGAGTGAGCGTAGAGCGGCAAGCATGGTACTTAAAGCGATTCTTAGCAGATTCTATTATTCGCGATTTTGAGCATTTGCGCTTAACTGAGTTTAATGCAAAGCCGTGGGTTTCTTTGGGTCAAAGCTATGGTGGATTCTTAACGCTTACGTATTTGTCTCTTTTCCCACAGGGCTTACTTGCAAGCTTTACAACTGGCGGTATTCCTCACATTCCAGCTAATGCTATAGAAGTTTACGAGCATACGTTCCCGCGTATGGCTAGAAAAACTGAGCAATTCTATGAGCGTTATCCGCAGGATGTTGCGCGCGCTGCAGCTATTGCAGATAGGATTTCTCAAGGAGATGTTTTCTTGCCTAATGGCGAAAAGCTTACGGTTGAGCGCTTTCAGACTCTTGGTTCATCTTTTGGCATGAAGCCAAGTTTTGAAAGAGTTCATTGGCTTATTGACTCTGCATTTTCGGATGGAGATGGCTCTCTTAAGGCGTTTAAACATGGTGGTGGAACAGCAGACGGCTATTTAAGCGATGAGTTTCTTTATGGTGTTATGGATGCAACGTCTTCTAGTCCGCTATATTGGCCACTGCAAGAGTTCATTTATGCGGATGGTGAATTAGATCATCCAATTCGTTGGGCAGCTCAGCAAGTTCGAGAAACAATGCCAGAGTTTGCTGGCAGTGCGCGTCCGCTTTTGTTTACTGGCGAAGCTATGTTTCCGTGGATGTTTGATCAGCAAAAAGCTTTGCAACCGTTCTTGCCAGCTGTTGATTGCATGATGAACGATATGCAATTTGGCAAGATTTACGACTTAGATCAACTCGCAAATAATGAAGTTCCTTTGCAAGCAGCGGTTTATTTCGATGACTTGTATGTTGATTCTGGTCTTCAGCTAGACACTTTATCTCATATTTCTAACTCTCATTATTGGACTACTAACGAGTTTGAGCACGATGGTGTTCATGGAGACTTTGTGTTCCGTCATTTGCTAGAAGAGGCAAAGAATCGTGGAGATTTAGAGTCTATATATAAGTGATATAAGTAATCTAAGTTATATAAGCGATAAGTAACTTTTGATTAAAGTACCTAACAAATGATTAGATATACAAGTTGTATGTACAAACGATTAGATGCTTAATAGAAAGTTAGTATTTAGTTTATTGTTTACTTATTAGGGAGATTGGTTAATGAGTTCTAACTCAATTGGAACCGTTGGATTTATTGGCTTTGGAAACATGGCTCAAGCGATTGCACAAGGTCTGATTCGCGCTAATGTTTTGCAAGGAAAAGATATGGTTGCATGTGCAGCCCACTTTGAAAAACTTGTTAATACTACGAGCAAATTTGGTGTAAAAGCTTTAAAAAGTGCGTGTGAAGTTTGCGATGCTAGTGATATTTTAATTCTGGCTGTAAAACCAAATCAGATTGAAGAAGTTCTGCAGACTATCGCAAAAACTATTGTGGATAGAAAAATAGCAATTATATCCGTTGCAGCAGGCTGGACTATTAAGCATTACCAGAATCTACTTGGAAAAGATGTTCACGTGCAATGCATTATTCCAAACACGCCAATCGCAGTTTGCCAAGGAGTCACTTTAGCAGAAAATGAAAATACGCTAACAGATAGTCAACTAGAAGCTTTTAACGCGATTTTTGAGCCTATATCTTTAGTTGAACGAGTAGATAGCGAGCACATGAATATTGCAATGTGTGTTTCTAGCTGCGCTCCAGCTTTTACAGCTATGTACATGGAAGCTTTAGCGGATGCTGGCGTAAAGTACGGTCTAAAGCGAGATTGCGCATATCGTTTGGCTGCAAAGATGATTGAGGGAGTAGGTGCTCTGTATATGGATACTCGCATTCATCCAGGCGTTATGAAAGACGCTGTATGTTCTCCTGGAGGCACTACGATTCGAGGTGTTGCAAAGCTCGAATCCTGTGGTTTTAGGGGAGATGTTATCAGCGCTGTTGATGCAATTCAACAAAAATAAAACAATACGAGTATAGTGGAGTCGTCAATTCCTCTAGCTGGTCTAAAGTAGGTAATTATGTCTTTAACAATTGGAATCGTAGGTTTACCTAACGTTGGTAAATCGACTATGTTTAATGCTCTAACAAGAAATAACGTTTTAGCGGAAAATTATCCGTTTGCAACAATCGAACCAAATACAGGTATTGTGCCTTTGCCAGATAAACGTTTGCCTGTTTTAGCGAAGCTTGTTAAAACCGAGAAAATAGTTCCAGCAACCGTTACATTCGTTGATATTGCAGGAATTGTTAAGGGTGCTAGCGAAGGTGAAGGTTTGGGAAACAAATTCCTTGCTAATATTCGTGAAGCAGATGCAATTTGTGAAGTTGTTCGCGCATTTAATGATGATGACATTGTTCACGTTAATGGCAAGGTAGATCCAGCAGACGATATTGATACAATCAACACGGAGCTTATTCTTGCGGATTTGCAAACAATCGAGAATGCTTTGCCGAAGTTAGAAAAAGATTTACGTGGCAAAAAAGTTACTCAAGAATACGTAAATGCTGTAAATAAGACTAAGGAAATTCTTGAATCTGGTAAGACGATTGATCAGGCTCATAATGAGAAGTTGATTAATAAAGACGACGTTTACGATTTGCACTTACTTACTGCTAAGCCTTTTATTTACGTGTTTAACGTTGACGATTCGGAGCTTTCGGATGACTCTTTGAAGTCTAAGCTGGCGGCATCTGTAGCTCCAGCAAAGGCTATTTTCTTGAATGCGCAATTTGAGTCGGAGCTTACTGAGCTTGATGAAGAAGATGCTCGAGAAATGTTAGCTGATGCGGGCTTGCAAGAATCTGGATTGGATCAGCTTGCTCGAGTCGGATTTGATATTCTAGGCCTTCAAACCTATTTGACTGCTGGAGTTAAAGAAGTTCACGCATGGCAAATTCATAAGGGTTGGACAGCTCCGCAAGCTGCAGGCGTTATCCACACTGATTTTGAGCGTGGATTTATTAAAGCAGAAGTTGTTTCTTACGATGATTTTGTTGAGGCTCAAGGCTCAATGGCTAAAATCAAGGAAGAAGGAAAGCTTCGTCTTGAAGGACGCGATTATGTTATGCAAGACGGAGATATTGTTGAATTTAAGTTTAATGTGTGATTGTCTAAACAATTCGTCTAAACAATAATCATATTAATGTGTAACGGCGCTGCTTATGTACTGTAGTATAGTATCAAGGTAGCGCCTTTTTATTTTGTTTATTTATGGAGATTTTATGAATATATTTTGTGCTTTAAAAAGCGTTCTAAGGTCACTTATTGCGCGATTAGTGAAATATATTATTAGCTTAAAATCTCCAGAAAATCGCAAAATTTTCTATAAGCGCGTTTCTACTGTTTTAGTTATTTTAATCTTTTTCAGCTTTGTTGGTTTTCAGGTATCTCACGTAATTGAAGAAGTAAATAATAGAATCTCTAATAACACAAAATCTTATTATTCAAAACGCAAAAACAATAAGAGTAATAAAAGTAATAAAAGTAATAAAAAATCTAAAACAAAGATAGATTACTTAAATAATCCTATAATTAAATCTTCTGATTTATGGAAAATTCCTACAGGAGGTCAGTATCCGAATCTTTCTGGTGTCGATGCAAATCATTTACATGTAAATGTAGACCTTAAAAAACAACGTGTTTATATTTATGCGAATAATAATCTTGTTTATACGATGATTGTTAGTGCTGGAATGGATGAATCAACTCCTAAAGGTGATTATAAAATTGGTGCACGAGGTGACCATTTTTATAATGATAGAGAAAAGATGGGTGGCGACTATTGGGTTGGTTTTATAGGTTCTGAATATTTATTCCACTCTGTGCCAACTAGGTTTAATTTTGGTGATTATATTGTTCCAGAGGCTCAAAAGCTGGGTGTTCCTGCGTCTCATGGATGTGTTCGGTTAAGTGTGCCTGACTCTAAGTGGTTCTATTCGTATATTCCAGATGGGACTTCTGTACACATTGAATAACCGACTTTAATATTCATTGATTATATATGCAAAGAGGATTCCCTTGAAGGAATCCTCTTGTTTCTTTTATGATGACTGTTCTATTAGAAGAACAAAATACTTGCGCAACAAGCTAACGCAACTAAAACAATAGAAGCTAAGAAGCTTGCTAAGAATGCTGCTTTTCCTTGCTTAAATATAACTCTAAAGTTTACGTTGATTCCAAGAGCAGCCATAGCCATTCCAAGGAAGACGTATCCTGCGTCAACAAGGAGGGATGCGTAAGACGAAACAAAAGGCACATACGTACCAATAACGGATGCTGCAATAAATCCAAGCATAAACCATGGGAAGTTGATTTTGCGCTTTCCGTTATCTTCTACTTGACTGTGACGAGCATTCCACCAAATTGCAATAAAGATTGATGTAGGAACAAGCATAAGAACTCGTGTAAGCTTCATGATTGTTGCAATGTCAATGCTTCCAAAAGCTCCGCCTGCTGCAACGGCGTGTGCGATTTCGTGAAGGGACGCTCCAGCAGCAATTCCAAGTTGCTGCTTAGTCATTCCAAAATGAGGAAGAATAAAGATTTCAGCCAAAGCGTAGATTGTGCCCATTATTGCAACTGTTGCAACAGCCATAACTTCGTTTTGTTCTTTTTCATCCTCTTCTTGTGGAGGTACAGGCATGGAGCCAGAAAGACCCATAACAGCTGCCGCTCCGCAAATGCTCGTTCCACCTGCTGTTAGCATTGCAAGCTGAGGACTTACTTTAAGAAGTTTTGCAATGTTATAAGTAACGCAAACCATAACAGCAACGAGTACAGCTGCGATTGGTAGGCACTTTAAACCTTGAGTAAATAGAACGTGCAAATTTAGCTTAAAGCCTAGCAAAATAATGCCTAGGCGAAGAAGCTTATTTGCAATTAGACCAGCAGAAGATTTAACTCCAGCTCTTCTAGAATCATTATTCAACTTGTATACGTGCAAAGGCAGCTGCAGAGCCATACCAATAAGCAACGCAATAATAAGTGCTCCCAAAAGGCTTAAGCCTGGGAACTGCTTGAGCCAGCTACCAATTAAGGAAGCTAGAAGAGTCAACACTGCTATAAGAGCCATGTTGATGGTGCAGATTTTCTTTTTCCAAGTATCAAAGAAATTAACCATTTGGCTAATTATTCTCCCATAATCGGACAAAAGAGAACAAAAATTCAAAAAAATTTAAACATTTATTTGCATTTCGGCTTGATTACAAGCAACACGCTAAAAATAAAAATCACATAATAAAACATATTCGATAAAAATCTATCGTAGTTTTGTATTAGTTCAATTCATATTGTTCTTAATTAAATCGTGTTGAAAAAAATCATAATTGTGTAATCATTGTATGTAGTTAAAGAGGTAATTATGTGCAATATTAATATTCAAATTAAACGTGTTTATGAATCATTTGATGAACATGATGGCTTGCGAATACTAGTAGATAGATTGTGGCCTAGGGGCATAAGTAAAGAAAAGGCAAATCTTGATTTGTGGTGTAAAGATATTGCTCCATCAAGTGATTTACGAAAATGGTTTAGTCATAAGCCTGAGCGCTTCAAAGAATTTTCTAATCGTTATGTTGAAGAGCTAGACGAGAATCAAGATTGTGTAAACCAAATAGTAGATATATGTAGAAAAAATAAAAAAGTAACATTTTTATATGGAGCGAAAGATCCGCGTATAAATCATGCAATTGTGTTAAAAGATTATATTCAAAATGTTTTACAAAATTAAGATTGTAATAAGTAGATCTAATCCATAAGCAA contains:
- a CDS encoding sensor histidine kinase, with the protein product MKISHTFNRAIQRLRTELTLNDILWGIIPLILFILSTNRYTISNVDGFLTQSSLITTYLINIVIASLLSVRKLWPEHTAVIFIVACIVQVIFGPTQLFADFFGFVLLVNAIARGNPEHSKAFVIAAYITTVLSCAAISWNIAMGPIYGINHSKASYSCSVKNINSSNIKNCVSIILDCAIPTIIFAIIITTITVIIGYWQRTHVHTIQLLQENNNAIRAYRKKAQHIAITAERARIARDMHDIVAHTLSIIIVQADGGRYAATQDISLAKKTMHIIKNEAERAVHDMRRLLEALTDAPSAQLDFNHIPSLIEQAKIASPKNIFWHTVDGINSQNRLNTDAQTVAYRVVQESLTNIRKHAGNGIKINIHEQWNEQGLTLKITNEVHKLEANQEQNSGVPHKNGYGLIGMKERIENLHGTLDYGIQNDGTFSIAAFIPYSYSTDQSNTTAFALNSITNATYKNIKVNNPLSTKEKPANTSNKTSSKVLPAANNSQNRIEKVSQWFEQHWLIGDVIYASTWTVLMLFIPTYDFIVGTGMTSQYSSSLSLQILYRVFTLTTMVPFMFRRKAPTTCAIVAAVFSAIQLICLPNILFANFFIPTIVYAAVLYGKKHAWQWVSAVVLAESAIFAVKIGVASKNIPQNETPIRFFASNAYTTNFYDIMQTASVGLVFGFIVALICFTAITFAYYRRNDDNNLLILKARRTELEQEQKQLEVLAANAERQRLSSNIQQKVAVTLHKVIYAANSGIDMLNEYEKSNSNAEKLKSTKLEQETKQEQIEAISKAFKNIGDEGRSALRYMRKLLGILRETGSSVDSSNNSANVAKIAVRPAPSLDEQIQHNTLNKQQ
- a CDS encoding alpha/beta fold hydrolase encodes the protein MALLAKYYVPGLYVEERAIDVPLDWEQNTPGDSIKGETIRLFCRVICAPEHAHDDLPLLVFLQGGPGGQCPRPLSPSSDGWIQEAIKHFRVVLPDQRGVGRSSRVDASTIKRMADDGVSVERQAWYLKRFLADSIIRDFEHLRLTEFNAKPWVSLGQSYGGFLTLTYLSLFPQGLLASFTTGGIPHIPANAIEVYEHTFPRMARKTEQFYERYPQDVARAAAIADRISQGDVFLPNGEKLTVERFQTLGSSFGMKPSFERVHWLIDSAFSDGDGSLKAFKHGGGTADGYLSDEFLYGVMDATSSSPLYWPLQEFIYADGELDHPIRWAAQQVRETMPEFAGSARPLLFTGEAMFPWMFDQQKALQPFLPAVDCMMNDMQFGKIYDLDQLANNEVPLQAAVYFDDLYVDSGLQLDTLSHISNSHYWTTNEFEHDGVHGDFVFRHLLEEAKNRGDLESIYK
- the proC gene encoding pyrroline-5-carboxylate reductase, which produces MSSNSIGTVGFIGFGNMAQAIAQGLIRANVLQGKDMVACAAHFEKLVNTTSKFGVKALKSACEVCDASDILILAVKPNQIEEVLQTIAKTIVDRKIAIISVAAGWTIKHYQNLLGKDVHVQCIIPNTPIAVCQGVTLAENENTLTDSQLEAFNAIFEPISLVERVDSEHMNIAMCVSSCAPAFTAMYMEALADAGVKYGLKRDCAYRLAAKMIEGVGALYMDTRIHPGVMKDAVCSPGGTTIRGVAKLESCGFRGDVISAVDAIQQK
- the ychF gene encoding redox-regulated ATPase YchF is translated as MSLTIGIVGLPNVGKSTMFNALTRNNVLAENYPFATIEPNTGIVPLPDKRLPVLAKLVKTEKIVPATVTFVDIAGIVKGASEGEGLGNKFLANIREADAICEVVRAFNDDDIVHVNGKVDPADDIDTINTELILADLQTIENALPKLEKDLRGKKVTQEYVNAVNKTKEILESGKTIDQAHNEKLINKDDVYDLHLLTAKPFIYVFNVDDSELSDDSLKSKLAASVAPAKAIFLNAQFESELTELDEEDAREMLADAGLQESGLDQLARVGFDILGLQTYLTAGVKEVHAWQIHKGWTAPQAAGVIHTDFERGFIKAEVVSYDDFVEAQGSMAKIKEEGKLRLEGRDYVMQDGDIVEFKFNV
- a CDS encoding L,D-transpeptidase is translated as MNIFCALKSVLRSLIARLVKYIISLKSPENRKIFYKRVSTVLVILIFFSFVGFQVSHVIEEVNNRISNNTKSYYSKRKNNKSNKSNKSNKKSKTKIDYLNNPIIKSSDLWKIPTGGQYPNLSGVDANHLHVNVDLKKQRVYIYANNNLVYTMIVSAGMDESTPKGDYKIGARGDHFYNDREKMGGDYWVGFIGSEYLFHSVPTRFNFGDYIVPEAQKLGVPASHGCVRLSVPDSKWFYSYIPDGTSVHIE
- a CDS encoding YeiH family protein; the encoded protein is MVNFFDTWKKKICTINMALIAVLTLLASLIGSWLKQFPGLSLLGALIIALLIGMALQLPLHVYKLNNDSRRAGVKSSAGLIANKLLRLGIILLGFKLNLHVLFTQGLKCLPIAAVLVAVMVCVTYNIAKLLKVSPQLAMLTAGGTSICGAAAVMGLSGSMPVPPQEEDEKEQNEVMAVATVAIMGTIYALAEIFILPHFGMTKQQLGIAAGASLHEIAHAVAAGGAFGSIDIATIMKLTRVLMLVPTSIFIAIWWNARHSQVEDNGKRKINFPWFMLGFIAASVIGTYVPFVSSYASLLVDAGYVFLGMAMAALGINVNFRVIFKQGKAAFLASFLASIVLVALACCASILFF
- a CDS encoding DUF488 domain-containing protein, with amino-acid sequence MCNINIQIKRVYESFDEHDGLRILVDRLWPRGISKEKANLDLWCKDIAPSSDLRKWFSHKPERFKEFSNRYVEELDENQDCVNQIVDICRKNKKVTFLYGAKDPRINHAIVLKDYIQNVLQN